Within the Eleginops maclovinus isolate JMC-PN-2008 ecotype Puerto Natales chromosome 5, JC_Emac_rtc_rv5, whole genome shotgun sequence genome, the region CCTCACGCAACACCCCACGAGGTTGGATGTTATGGTTGTAAAACCTTCTCTCTGTCTTGTTTGCTCGGGGAGAACTACGCCAACCATTAAGTCTAAAAACTACCATGGTGCCAAGAAAACAGCAAGAACCcgaagaaccagatctgagacaaaaataaaagaggtcAGACAAAGGACAAGGGCACACATGGCTCTATTTTCTACAAAAGATTATTGGTGATGTGCAACCTTCTCTGATGTTCAGATCTGCACCTAAAACGTGTAGTTCTATTTTGAAAAATTCAAGTTAAACTTTCATTATGAAGGTAGTGCAGACTGAAAAGCATTATCAATATTTGGGGTTTAATGTGGTCAATTGTGATTAAAGTGTTTATCTCTGGCCAgttatttattgtctttaagAAATATATTGAGGTGGACTGGCTCTTCCAAATTTAACAATGTGTAAAGTGTGACGAAACTGAaaacttcagaataaaatcaGTCAGGTTTAAATTTCAAAGCAATACTGCAGAACATTATTAgcaagtaaaaaacaaatatcatgCGATCATACATTTCTATTATTGTGGCATCCTTTGCGCACATACTAACTCCTGTCTGTTGACAAACATCTGTCAGATATCCGCCcagaaaaaccaaaacatgtttactacaccttttaaacattttttttttttaagttaacaGTTCAAATCAGCTGGTTTCAGATGTAGGTGCCAGGGAGCTGCTGACCTCCAACATGGCCGCCGGAGGGCGCGTCTGGTAGTCTGGAGGCAGCAGCCTGAAATGtgactcctccagcagcagcagcagcagctgcaggcccCCTGGCATCATGGAGAACAATGCTTTCTACCGTTAGCACTAAGCTAGCAGCTACTCTCCAGTCTGCTGCTAAAGGATGCAGATGTTTGGTGGCAGTAACACTTAAAAGAATAAATGTCTCGGCTAAACAAGCCAGAACACATGATACAAATTGAGTCCGTGCTTCGAGAACACGGTTAGAAAACGAGTGCGTTGTGATCGCTAACTAGCTAGCCGAGCTAAGCTAATTTTAGCTCATGACACAACGATGTCTGCTGCGGAGCATTATTTAACTACGCACACAATATAGCCGAACCCTACCTTCCCGCAACAATAACAACTACcaatacattttacatacaataaatactgtGGTTATCATATGGGCTGTGAGGAACTGTGCCGTTAAAACGTGTGTATTGGTGTATAGCAGGGAAGCGGCGGGGAACACGTTAACTACCACGTGGTTGGTGTTCAACTGGAAGTAAATGTATCGATTTCATGTCGTTGATTTACATATTTCTAAGCTGAATGTCCAGAAACATATCCTTtatgttataaaatgtaattatgccGGCCAATCTTATAACATCAGTTTAGAAAATCCGAAATATCCTCtccagcaacaacagcagctggCCAGCGAGCTGCTAGTTTCTATAACCATGCTCCTGCTGGCAAGACATCGCAGCGAGGCTAacagctagcatgctaactggAGTCAGGCTGCATCACGCACGCATACACCACAGCGACACGAGGGAGGATTTGTGCAAGCAGCTTCGtatcaacaaaaaatatatagctACACACCTGCAGAGACCGCCAATAACATCCTTCTCCGTCTTCTTGAAATGCTGTAAGGACGGGATCTTGTCGGTCGGCATCATGAAGTATTCCATGCTTTCCAAGCCTCCTTCTGTAGTccgtgttttctgtttttttcttcttcctccactgctGTCCTGGTTAAAATATTAGGATGTACGTTTTAAGCACACAGCTCTCTCTGTACTCCTCAATGGCGCATTTCTAAAATACCGCTTCAAAATTTGCCGAGCTGAAGAATACacttagaaaaataaaaagtaagttCGAGCTGTGTTGCTTCCCACAGCTGATGGGGTTCcctccaatgtgtgtgtgtgtggcttcttGCCTCCGCCTActacgtgtgtctgtgtgttagtCTGAAGCCTCCGCCTactacgtgtgtgtgtatgtgtgtgtgtgcagctgatCTGTGTGAGGCGGGAAACAGCTGGTTGGAATCAGAGCCCGTTTTCCGGAAAGCAGAACAAACAGAGCAGCAAGAGAGCGTGGAAGTACAAAGACAGGCACTGTGTGGCTGCAATGCTGCAAATCAAACACATCAGACAGAGACTAAGAGCTACCAGTGATcaaaaatactaataataacatCTGTGTAATAGCAAAAGTATTGGAACTGACAAACTTCAATGGACAAAACCACCTACTGTTTGAATAGTTTAATACATTAAGTTATCTAAATGTGTTACTTCAATAATGTGATTATTAAGATTTAATTTACTGTACTGCaattcactgtttgtttttaaatgatcaaattattatgaattaaaattgaatatatatatatatattttgtatttggttaatcACTGGACAACATAAGAACCACAGGGTTatcatgtctttattattattactttatttatttgattgtaaatATGGTCAGTGATTCTGAAAATTATTAAGTAAAAACGGAAAAGATTGTCCCTCAAAAAACATCAATAGGGGTGCACAGTAATTTGCCCCATGGCTCCTATACAATTAGTTGAGTTTGATCTGAATTCAGATAattgacatttgaaatgacCCCTTCTCTCACATTCTGCCTTTATATTTGTAAGGTTTCATTGTCATTTAAACAAGGAAATACAATGTTAcagttatttttaacaaaatataaaacacacaaaatcgTAAACAAAGTGAACAACTTTCTGTAACTAAGATAAGAGTAGGCCTACCGCAATACAATCGGCACTACCACGCGTCAATATGGTCAAAGCGGTCGTGTTAAAATGATTCACTTACTCACTCGACATTTTAGatgtatacagtctatggtttacACGAACATTAGggaaatattttacattaagtgaaataatgacattgtattattatgcaaaacatttttgtggATATAGCACATTTCATGTAACTcatttcttgtttattttatttgtacatatttaatCCCTTTTATTATTTGAGTGCTTGTAAATAAGGAAAACAGTTAAGTGATTAAAGCTTTCTTCACCTAAAACCAATGAAAGGTTCCACCTGACAGGTTACATAACTTTTAACTATGCAGAGAGATGATGTAAAAGGTAATGTATAAATAACATATCCAGCATAGTACAGCAGGGGGCAGTAATGCATATAACTGCAGGGTTTAAGTTGTTCTGaatatgtacaaaataaacTCAGGATATAATCAAATGTAACATTTTGGATATAATGAAAAAGGATGAAAATATTCAGGAATTgacaataaaaatcacaataattGGCTGTAAACCCTTAATTGATAAGTCCAAAATATGAAACCAACTTGAATGAAGACTTAACCAATTTAATGTGAATCAAATGTGGGTGTGTAATCTGCAAGAGAAGATGTATCACTGATTTAAAACCCCAGGAATGGCTAGGAAAACCAAAGCAGGGTACAGTATATGAATAAATCACTATCTCTGATTGGCATGTGGTAATGTGCATATGGTAGCCGTAGCTTTACTGTATTCTACCCAACTTATATTTCAAACACtatttcatcaacatttcattcaagtttttatttttttccatgcAATCTTGACATACagatcataaaaaaacaaaacgttatatatattgtacagtgaaaagataaatatttgGTCTTTATTCCACCCTgatagatacaaaaaaaaaaaacgttttccataatattttgtttaaatatgacTAACACACAAAGCTAAATATACAACCTTCCTCCGATAACCTTTAAATAGGACATATTATTTttagaagaaataaaacaaacgtGTAGTTGAGGCTACTCTTCATACGCACAATCCTACATTAAGATATTTTAGTGTCTAGTGAGTTCAGCTAAACATCCGCAGCAAAATGCTTCCACCATTGTTCAATAATACAGTAGGTCCAAAACAGTAGAAGTATACATTACATATGTAACCCTTTTTCAGTTTAAAGCCACTTTAAGACAAACATCTGTACAAGTATAAAACCATTCAAAAAGGCTTTTCCGTTTGAACAGAAATTTGGAATGCTTGAAGATGTTAATTAAAACTTGACATgatagaaaaatacaaacaaatgcaaaGTTAGACAAGCTCTCCGGTGGAGCATAATTGTCGGTCTCATGTATAAAGCCCCTTTAGACAATCTGATAATTAACCTTCATGATAAATAACATAGCCCGATGCGACATGTCACACTTCACACAATTGGACAGAGCaaaaacatgcatatttttGATTTGTCAAAGTTTAAGCATCACTGAGCTGATGGGACGCCTACTGCTGGCACGGATGGTCGGATCCTCTTGGCGGCAGATTCCTCCACGGCAAAAGTGTAGTTGTActgaaaaaagcaaaagagaatATATATTCTTTGAGGGGAAAATGCCATGTTGTCAATGTAAGCGTAACAGAAATTGGGCATCAATGTGACCCTACCTCGTTTTTTATGTCTTGGAGAGACTTTATACGAATGTTGTTCAATTGAGAATTCAGTTGAAGTGCCTGAGAGAGAGATATTGCAGAGATAAGGACATGAGAATATGTGTTGAGgtaaaggaaaaaacaagagaTAATGTGAGGCAGAAAACAGCTGTAAATGAAATCCATTTGTTGATGAAAAAGTCAGACATACCGTGCTGTTTGCCTGGATATCAAACTTTGGGTGAAGGCTAAAGGGAACTCCGTCTAGAGCTGCAGAGAGTGGAGATGGGGAACCGATTAGTGTGAAGGCCGCCTGCAGTGAGGAATAGTAAGAAGTTTACTGTGATTGAGTAGTGCTTGAGTACCTGTGAGTACCGGGATGCTGCCGTCAGCAGATTGGTCCCCAGCATCTTTCTTGCGGAGGCTGTGGCGTCTCTGACTCAATTTGTTATTTggcagtggaggaggagggtttcTGTGCAGAAACATAAATAGGTGTTtatgtcaaaagtaaaatatctcGAGAATACAGAGTGTAGAGTTAGAAACCCCATCTTTTTgcagaacttttttttaagaGAAGTAAAAATGGGTACATTTATCTCATCTGTCGTCAatgcaaaacacttttttccagtcattattgtcattttaatggctgtataaaaaaacaaatgtgcaccAGAAAAGCTAAgattaacaaatgaaataaaataaacaatgaaaagtTCACATTTTTACCAATTTACCAAaaaattgattattttctctatattagaaaacaaatcaagtaCATTACCTGGGTCTGAGAGGCAGGAGAGCGACCGGCTGGTCAATTGAGAGTTTGCGGAGGTCCAGGCTCACACTGCGGGGCAGTGCTTGTGGCATGGGGTTGGAGAAATGTCCCTTTCTGCACCACAACACGTAGCCATGGACATCTCTGCAGAAAAGGCACATTATaagcattatttaaaatgcagttCCAATTTGTCTTTAAATAACTCTGCAGACCACTGCCCAGCAGGATTTCTAACTGAACAGATAAACATCATAAGTTTGTATATGTGAATGCTACTCACCCCACATATGTGTAGTGCTGCAGCATCATTTTGCTTTTGGCAGTCACTTTGATATCCAACACAGCTGTGTCCACACTGCCCACCGGGACgacttgtacacacacacgcttcttCTTCCAAACTGAGGCCtctggaaacacacacgcacaaataCATACTGATACTGTTCATCAGACTGCAAAGGAAATCAGTAgtgaataaataagaaatagaaAACAGAGTGGCAAGCCGTTTAGAAGTTTATTCTGTTAAATAGCTAATGTAACTTGCTAACGGCAAGaatatgtgattgtttttaaatttgaaagaCTAAGCAGAACAGTGGGGCAGAAAAGAGAAACCAGAAATGGTGAAGGAAAAACCTTTTCATTATTTAGAGAAAATGAAGTCAAAAAACCCTTTAAACTTACTACAGAAAATAATGTAAGTGTGTAAGTACTCACTCGCTTCAAGGTGCTCCGCTATAAAGCAATAACCGTGAGGAATAGAGTCCTTGTCTGAAATAAGCTGAATGTCTGACACTACCATCCCGCCTTTCAAGTcctaaagaaagagagaaatggggggtgggggggagtgcAGAGAACAACGGTTGTTTGGAGACAGATATGATGTGATGTGCTAATGCGAAAATACAAGTGGTCATTGAGTGGGGAAGTGTATCTTGTTCTGTTACCTTGCTGTAACAGAGGTAGTATCCAGATTTCATCGCAAAGCTGCGTGTAAAGTTTGCTGCTGCTCCGTCTTCTGTGATGCTGAtctgcagaggacagagagattTGGGAGGGAAATAGGTACATTTGGATATTTATACAACATCTgacccaagatacaaaaagcCGGGAGGTGTAGGCATAAAGAAAGTGTTTATAAGATGGTCATTGACTCCATATTGAGACTTCTCCCTCAGATGCaccaagatgttttttttactaagcAGGCAAGGggaagaaatatgtattttgaaaagACACATAGCTTATAGTCAACAATATTTCTGTATTCTAACAATATTGGGTTAGTTGGAAAAGAGTGTCAATAGAAAACTGCACTGCAGAGAAATGCAtctgtaattattttaatggtGCCTTTTGTGATAAGCTCAATCTAGgaaaatctccatatttgagaagCGAACACTGAATTTTCTGcaattttcaaattaaatattactTAATCAAATCATAGATTATCaaaatagctgtttttttaagttgGTTGACTAATTGACAAGTCAACCATTTGCCGCAGATCTTAAAATAAGGATACATACCAGAGTGAAATCTTTGGGGCATGTGCTGCTGTTTGAAGTCCACGCCAGTGCCGTGACTGGGCGGACTGCACCATGCTCCATCAAAGACATCTGAGGATgagaggaagaaataaaaatcagaaAATGAGGAAGGCACAGGGTACGGAAGAGATGACAGCTATATGTGTGCTTTAGTGGTGGCGACTAGCACTTTCAAATCCTGTAAGTTCTTTAATTTTAGTGGGATGTTAAACATGACATTTCTACATTACATGTACACTATAGAGACAAAAGTATTGAGACGCTCGtcttaatcattgaattcaggtgGTTCATTCAGTCCCATTGCCACAGGGGTAGACTATAAAACCAAGCACCTAGCCctgcagtctgcctttacaaacatttctgaaagaATGAGTCATTTCTAAAGAGCTCCCTGAACGGCAGCAAATCAGCCGCAAAGTGGCACAACACGTAAAGTTAGAGAGCGGGGTCACAAAGTGCTGAGGCGCATAGTGCTGAAAAGTGGCCAGAATATGGCATTAATATCAGCACCAGAACTGTGTCGGGAGCTTCATGGCCGAGCAGCTGCAGGCAAGCCTTACATCACCAAGCACAATGCCAAGTGTGGGATGGAGTGGTGTAAAGCAGTCACTGGACCTTGGAGCAGTGGAAATGTGTTCTGTGGAGTGACCAATCACGGTTCTCTATTGGGCAGTCTGATGGATGAGTCTGGGTTTGGTGAATGCCAGGAGAACATTACCTGCCTGACGGCATTGATCCAACTGTAAagtgtggtggaggagggataaTGCTATGGGGTGGTTTTTCTGGGGTTCTCAGGATGAAGGagattcttaatgcttcatttTACCAAATCATTCTGGACTATTCgatgcttccaactttgtggaaacagtttggggaaatCCCTTTTCAGTGCACAGAGCAAGGTCCATTAAGGCATGGTTGGATGAGTTTGCTGTGGAAGAACTGGgctggcccgcacagagccctgacctctACCCCAGTGAACACCTTAGGGATGAACTAGAATGGAGATTGCGAGCCAGGCCCTTTCATCCACcatcagtgtctgacctcacaaatggatgaatgggcaaaaattcccacagacacactccaacatcttgtagaaagccttcacagaagagtggaagctgttatagctgcaaagggggggaccaacttcatattaatgcctgagaatttggaatgggatgtcataaaagTTCCTGTAGATGTGATGTGTAGGTGTCTCAAATCCTTTGTCTCTATAGTGTTCTTCTtgtctgtgtgtcagagtgGTTTCTTTGTGACTGCCATTGTGAAACCACAAAATCCATGTGACGAAAAAGTAAGGCCTCAGAAAAGGTAAACAGGCTCTCAGTCAGTCTAACAGTTCACGTTATTCTCTAAGCTGCATTGTTACGAAACAGACAGATCCTATTCAGTCTAAATAGTTGTGTTATATCTCTATGCACAAGGACAGAAAGAAACTATTCACTGCAAGAATATGTCCCAACTACAGCAGGGAGAATGCCGTTCATCCCCTGCATTTCTCATTCATACCACTATTTtagataaatatatttgttttgccaAACACCCCAATGCTGGGAGAAAGTAAGGGTTAATATTGATCAAATCCTTTTCCAAGTGTTATGTTACTTCTATTAAAATGATGATACATATCATGAAACAGGtaaggtgttgttgtttttcgcgaataaagacattttattttattattttactacaTTCAGGGATATTAAGTGGAGCTACTGTGTCTTTCGGGAACGTCAAAATATCTGATGGTATACACACGTGTCCTATTTTGTCTCACGTTGcataaatattgtttgttaCTAAA harbors:
- the mvb12a gene encoding multivesicular body subunit 12A — encoded protein: MSLMEHGAVRPVTALAWTSNSSTCPKDFTLISITEDGAAANFTRSFAMKSGYYLCYSKDLKGGMVVSDIQLISDKDSIPHGYCFIAEHLEAKASVWKKKRVCVQVVPVGSVDTAVLDIKVTAKSKMMLQHYTYVGDVHGYVLWCRKGHFSNPMPQALPRSVSLDLRKLSIDQPVALLPLRPRNPPPPLPNNKLSQRRHSLRKKDAGDQSADGSIPVLTALDGVPFSLHPKFDIQANSTALQLNSQLNNIRIKSLQDIKNEYNYTFAVEESAAKRIRPSVPAVGVPSAQ